In Deinococcus sp. Leaf326, a single genomic region encodes these proteins:
- a CDS encoding helix-turn-helix transcriptional regulator — protein sequence MRYGLRVRTVSQEGVCDDPGIHPKAVQAARLALPDEGCVQQASALLKLVADPTRLKLLSALNAGELCVCDLAAVVGISESAVSHQLRLLRAGRVVTYRKEGRVAYYRLLDAHVTTLIESTLEHARE from the coding sequence ATGCGCTATGGTCTGCGGGTGAGAACTGTTTCTCAAGAAGGGGTCTGCGACGACCCCGGCATTCACCCGAAAGCGGTGCAGGCGGCGCGCTTGGCTCTGCCGGACGAAGGTTGCGTGCAGCAGGCGAGCGCGCTGCTCAAACTCGTGGCCGACCCGACCCGCCTCAAGCTGCTGAGTGCACTGAACGCGGGCGAACTGTGCGTGTGCGACCTCGCGGCGGTCGTGGGCATCAGCGAGAGTGCCGTAAGTCATCAACTGCGGCTGCTTCGCGCCGGCCGGGTCGTGACCTACCGCAAGGAGGGCCGCGTAGCCTACTACCGCCTGCTCGACGCGCACGTCACCACCCTGATCGAGAGCACGCTGGAACACGCGCGCGAGTAG
- the xdhB gene encoding xanthine dehydrogenase molybdopterin binding subunit: MSSFHERPARGAVGEAIPHESAALHVTGQALYTDDLGGRLGGLLHAWPVQAPHAHAQILAMETAPALTIPGVARVLTAADVPGENDSGVKHDEPLFPSEVMFYGQAVAWVLADTLDAARLGAQAVRVEYGPLPALVTLTEAIEAGSFQGNASTLRRGDVTQGFAEAAHVFEGEFEFGGQEHFYLETNVALAQVDEAGQVFVQSSTQHPTETQEIVAHVLGLSSNAVTVQCLRMGGGFGGKEMQPHGFAAVAALGAVLTGRPVRLRLNRTQDLTLTGKRHPFHAVWKVGFGEDGRLCALQATLTSDGGWSLDLSEPVLARALCHVDNAYYLPHVEVHGRIAKTHKTSQTAFRGFGGPQGMLVIEDILGRCAPLLGLDPHELRRLNFYQEGEATPYGQPVRHAGRITEVWDTLLERSDFAARHAGVLAFNAAHPHRKRGLAVTPVKFGISFNFTSYNQAGALVHVYKDGSVLINHGGTEMGQGLHTKMLQVAATALGVPLACVRLAPTRTDKVPNTSATAASSGADLNGGAVKDACDQIKTRLAEVAAGSLGTRSVKVGALGVHPDDVRFENGRVFAVGHPELGMDFREVVHDAYHLRTQLWAAGFYRTPGLHWDRVNLRGEPFKYFSYGASVSEVEVDGFTGAYTLRRADLLHDVGDSLSPLIDIGQVEGGFVQGAGWLTLEDLRWDTSDGPNRGRLATQAASTYKLPSFSEMPEVFNVALLERATETGVVYGSKAVGEPPLMLAISVREALRQAAAAFGPAGRGQLLASPATPEAVYWALETARTAALTAVAADD; the protein is encoded by the coding sequence ATGAGCAGCTTCCACGAACGGCCCGCACGCGGCGCGGTGGGCGAGGCGATCCCGCACGAGAGCGCCGCGCTGCACGTCACCGGGCAGGCGCTGTACACCGACGACCTGGGAGGCCGCCTCGGGGGGCTGCTGCACGCCTGGCCGGTGCAGGCTCCGCACGCCCACGCCCAGATCCTGGCGATGGAGACGGCCCCGGCTCTCACGATTCCCGGTGTCGCCCGCGTCCTGACGGCCGCCGACGTGCCCGGCGAGAACGACTCGGGAGTCAAGCACGACGAGCCCCTGTTTCCCTCGGAGGTCATGTTCTACGGGCAGGCGGTCGCCTGGGTGCTGGCCGACACGCTCGATGCCGCCCGCCTGGGGGCGCAGGCCGTGCGGGTCGAGTACGGTCCGCTGCCGGCCCTTGTGACGCTTACCGAGGCCATCGAGGCCGGTTCCTTTCAGGGCAACGCCTCTACCCTGCGCCGGGGCGACGTGACGCAGGGCTTCGCGGAAGCAGCGCACGTCTTCGAGGGCGAGTTCGAGTTTGGCGGTCAGGAACACTTTTATCTGGAGACGAACGTGGCGCTCGCGCAGGTGGACGAGGCCGGGCAGGTGTTCGTGCAGAGCAGCACCCAGCACCCGACCGAGACCCAGGAGATCGTGGCGCACGTGCTGGGCCTCTCGTCGAACGCCGTGACCGTGCAGTGCCTGCGTATGGGCGGCGGCTTTGGTGGCAAGGAGATGCAGCCGCACGGGTTCGCGGCGGTGGCGGCGCTGGGCGCGGTCCTCACCGGGCGGCCCGTCCGGCTGCGCCTGAACCGCACCCAGGACCTCACCCTGACCGGTAAACGCCATCCCTTCCACGCGGTCTGGAAGGTGGGGTTCGGTGAGGACGGCAGGCTGTGCGCCCTTCAGGCCACCCTGACCAGCGACGGCGGCTGGAGCCTCGACCTCTCCGAGCCGGTGCTGGCGCGGGCGCTGTGCCATGTGGACAACGCCTACTACCTGCCGCACGTCGAGGTACATGGTCGCATCGCCAAAACCCACAAGACCTCCCAGACGGCCTTCCGGGGCTTCGGGGGGCCGCAGGGGATGCTGGTCATCGAGGACATCCTGGGCCGCTGCGCGCCGCTGCTGGGGCTGGACCCCCACGAGCTGCGGCGGCTGAACTTCTACCAGGAGGGCGAGGCCACGCCCTACGGCCAGCCGGTGCGCCACGCCGGCCGCATCACCGAAGTGTGGGACACGCTGCTGGAACGTTCGGACTTCGCGGCCCGCCACGCCGGGGTCCTGGCCTTCAACGCCGCGCACCCGCACCGCAAGCGGGGGCTGGCGGTCACGCCGGTCAAGTTCGGGATCTCGTTCAACTTCACGTCCTACAACCAGGCGGGCGCGCTCGTGCACGTCTACAAGGACGGCTCGGTCCTCATCAACCACGGCGGCACCGAGATGGGCCAGGGCCTGCACACCAAGATGCTCCAGGTGGCCGCGACCGCGCTGGGCGTACCGCTGGCCTGCGTGCGCCTCGCGCCCACGCGCACCGACAAGGTGCCTAATACCTCGGCCACGGCGGCGAGCAGCGGGGCCGACCTCAACGGCGGCGCGGTCAAGGACGCCTGCGACCAGATCAAGACCCGGCTCGCCGAGGTGGCCGCCGGCTCGCTGGGCACGCGCTCGGTGAAGGTTGGCGCGCTGGGCGTCCACCCCGACGACGTGCGCTTCGAGAACGGGCGGGTATTCGCGGTCGGTCACCCCGAACTCGGCATGGACTTCCGCGAGGTCGTCCATGACGCCTACCACCTGCGCACGCAGCTGTGGGCGGCGGGCTTCTACCGGACGCCGGGCCTGCACTGGGACCGCGTGAACCTGCGCGGCGAGCCCTTCAAATATTTCTCCTACGGCGCGTCGGTCAGCGAGGTCGAGGTGGACGGCTTCACAGGCGCCTATACCCTGCGCCGCGCCGATCTGCTGCACGACGTGGGCGATAGCCTCTCGCCCCTGATCGACATCGGGCAGGTCGAGGGCGGCTTCGTGCAGGGCGCGGGCTGGCTGACCCTCGAAGACCTGCGCTGGGACACCTCTGATGGCCCGAACCGGGGCCGACTCGCCACCCAGGCCGCGAGCACCTACAAGCTGCCGAGCTTCTCGGAGATGCCCGAGGTGTTCAACGTGGCCCTGCTGGAACGCGCCACCGAGACTGGCGTGGTGTACGGCTCCAAGGCGGTGGGCGAGCCGCCCCTCATGCTGGCGATCAGCGTGCGCGAGGCGCTGCGGCAGGCGGCGGCGGCCTTCGGACCGGCCGGGCGTGGGCAACTGCTGGCCAGTCCCGCCACCCCCGAGGCGGTGTACTGGGCGCTGGAGACGGCCCGCACGGCGGCGC
- a CDS encoding Gfo/Idh/MocA family protein, producing the protein MTRKLRWALVGGGVDAFIGAVHRHAAALDGQYDLVAGALSSTPERAQTSGRALGLPEDHIYDSWQQLLERERARPDPVEVISIVTPNHLHFPVALASIRAGFHVICDKPLVHTAEQARTLAAAVEENGTLFAVTYNYSGYPLVRQAREMVLGGALGEVRKVQVSYHQGWLAREDGGKQAAWRTDPALSGPAGALGDIGTHAEQLLSFVTGQEIASLSAELTTFVTGRAVDDDANVRLRLSGGVQGLLTCSQVEIGRENDLRFSVFGTEGSLSWQQEDPNVLVFDRLDQPRQVLTRGGPGLGRAAQAASRLPAGHPEAFIEAFGNIYRDFAAHVRAHETGQNHIPAYPTIRDGVRGVEFVEAALSSSREGGIWVDLPR; encoded by the coding sequence ATGACACGCAAACTGCGCTGGGCCCTAGTGGGCGGCGGGGTGGATGCGTTTATCGGAGCCGTCCACCGGCACGCGGCGGCACTTGATGGTCAGTACGACCTGGTGGCTGGGGCACTCTCAAGCACGCCGGAAAGGGCACAGACGTCGGGCCGAGCGCTGGGGTTGCCCGAGGACCACATCTACGATTCCTGGCAACAGCTACTGGAACGCGAACGGGCACGCCCCGACCCGGTAGAGGTCATCAGCATCGTCACGCCCAACCATCTGCATTTTCCGGTCGCGCTGGCGAGCATCCGGGCAGGTTTCCACGTGATCTGCGACAAACCGCTCGTGCATACCGCCGAGCAGGCACGCACACTGGCAGCGGCAGTGGAGGAGAACGGGACACTCTTCGCCGTAACCTACAACTACAGCGGCTACCCGTTGGTTCGGCAGGCCCGCGAGATGGTGCTAGGGGGCGCACTGGGCGAGGTGCGCAAGGTGCAGGTGAGCTACCACCAGGGCTGGCTGGCCCGCGAGGACGGGGGCAAGCAGGCGGCATGGCGCACCGACCCGGCCCTGAGCGGCCCGGCTGGGGCGCTGGGAGACATCGGCACCCACGCAGAGCAGCTCCTGAGCTTCGTAACCGGACAGGAGATCGCGTCACTCAGCGCCGAGCTGACGACTTTCGTGACCGGGCGCGCGGTGGACGACGACGCCAACGTCCGCCTACGCCTGAGTGGCGGCGTGCAGGGCCTGCTGACCTGCTCACAGGTCGAGATCGGCCGGGAGAACGACCTCCGGTTCTCCGTCTTCGGCACAGAGGGCAGCCTGAGTTGGCAGCAGGAAGACCCCAACGTGCTGGTTTTCGACCGGTTGGATCAGCCACGTCAGGTCCTTACCCGGGGCGGACCGGGTCTCGGGCGAGCGGCTCAAGCTGCTTCCCGCCTGCCGGCTGGGCACCCCGAAGCTTTTATCGAAGCGTTTGGAAACATCTACCGCGACTTCGCAGCCCATGTGCGTGCCCATGAGACCGGGCAAAATCATATCCCCGCCTACCCGACCATCCGGGACGGTGTACGCGGCGTGGAATTCGTCGAAGCCGCTCTGAGCAGTTCACGCGAAGGCGGAATCTGGGTTGATCTGCCCCGCTAA
- a CDS encoding NCS2 family permease, with protein MSASPPPASGLDRYFGLSRHGSTVPREMRAGLTTFLSMSYILFVNPQVLSSAIPVPNASLQLLMTTAIAAAFGSLIMGLVARYPFAQAPGMGLNAFFSYTVVQGLGVPWQTALGAVFISGVLFVLLSVVGARQAIVQAIPRSLKFAITAGIGAFLAFLGLKNAGIVVGNPATLLALGNLTLPPVWLALTGLILTAVLMTRRVTGAILWGILIVTLLGVVLRLPLYAGGAEGALQAFPGFGGQFLGIFGAPVWPGGLVGQLDLGGALGLGLLSVVFTFFFVDFFDATGTLTGLSQRAGFLDEQGNMPRARRLFAMDGLAAMFGAFMGTSTTTAYVESASGIGEGGRTGLTAVTVGVLFLLSMFLWPLAGAIPSAATAPALILVGALMMDSVRHIDWDDLSDSVPAFLTIIAMPLTFSIANGVSLGVISFCAIKLLSGRGRQVSPILYGIGALLLVRYVWLSEG; from the coding sequence ATGTCCGCATCCCCCCCTCCGGCCTCCGGCCTGGACCGCTACTTCGGTCTGAGCCGCCACGGCTCCACCGTGCCGCGCGAGATGCGCGCGGGCCTGACCACCTTCTTGTCCATGAGCTACATCCTGTTCGTCAACCCGCAGGTGCTCTCCAGCGCTATTCCGGTACCGAACGCCTCCCTGCAACTGCTCATGACCACGGCCATTGCGGCGGCCTTCGGCAGCCTGATCATGGGTCTGGTCGCCCGGTATCCCTTCGCGCAGGCCCCCGGCATGGGACTGAACGCCTTCTTCTCCTACACGGTCGTGCAGGGGCTCGGCGTACCGTGGCAGACCGCCCTGGGGGCCGTGTTCATCTCCGGGGTCCTGTTCGTCCTTCTGAGCGTCGTGGGGGCGCGGCAGGCCATCGTGCAGGCCATTCCCAGGTCCCTGAAGTTCGCCATCACGGCGGGCATCGGGGCCTTCCTGGCCTTCCTGGGCCTGAAGAATGCCGGAATTGTGGTGGGCAACCCAGCCACCTTGCTGGCACTGGGCAACCTGACCCTGCCGCCCGTATGGCTGGCCCTGACCGGTCTGATCCTGACGGCCGTCCTGATGACCCGGCGGGTCACGGGCGCAATTCTATGGGGCATCCTGATCGTGACCCTGCTGGGCGTCGTGCTGCGGCTGCCGCTGTATGCCGGGGGTGCAGAAGGAGCCTTACAGGCCTTCCCCGGTTTCGGTGGCCAGTTCCTGGGCATCTTCGGCGCGCCGGTGTGGCCTGGCGGCCTGGTCGGGCAGCTCGATCTCGGTGGCGCGCTGGGGCTGGGGCTGCTGAGCGTGGTGTTCACCTTCTTTTTCGTGGACTTCTTCGACGCAACCGGGACCCTCACGGGCCTCTCGCAGCGGGCCGGGTTTCTGGACGAGCAGGGCAACATGCCGCGCGCCCGGCGGCTCTTCGCCATGGACGGTCTGGCGGCCATGTTCGGGGCCTTCATGGGCACCTCCACCACGACCGCCTACGTCGAGAGCGCCTCGGGCATCGGTGAGGGCGGACGCACCGGCCTGACCGCGGTCACGGTCGGTGTCCTGTTCCTGCTGAGCATGTTCCTGTGGCCGCTGGCCGGAGCTATCCCCTCGGCCGCGACCGCGCCAGCTCTCATCCTGGTGGGCGCCCTGATGATGGACAGCGTGCGCCATATCGACTGGGACGACCTCAGCGATAGCGTGCCAGCGTTCCTGACCATCATCGCCATGCCCCTGACCTTCTCCATCGCCAACGGGGTGAGCCTGGGCGTCATCAGTTTCTGCGCCATCAAGCTGCTGAGTGGCCGGGGAAGGCAGGTCAGCCCGATCCTGTACGGCATCGGCGCTCTGCTGCTCGTCCGGTACGTCTGGCTATCCGAGGGCTAG
- a CDS encoding ParA family protein has product MKVISIYNQAGGAGKTTVTRDLGYALTQLGFRVLLIDLDSQASLTRWLGQLTPGADGSKAAGTRLDRTVFPVLTDPDADLPEPLSAFGMDLIPANTKLSVGDSVLYDDQNRMGQLRAAIRRVEGYDFVLIDAPPGRTAMALAGVAASDHLLIPVNVAKALDNIDNVAEVLTTARRFSPTLSVLALVPHSFMRNTRHHKDVLRGMQEDLAALAPTTTPISHKDTLYDDATLYQQPIAVYAPRNSAPEEYRRLAGEVLGLLGMQPAAGVTP; this is encoded by the coding sequence GTGAAGGTCATCAGCATCTACAACCAGGCCGGCGGCGCGGGCAAAACCACCGTCACCCGCGACCTCGGCTACGCCCTGACACAGCTCGGATTCCGTGTCCTGCTCATTGATCTCGACTCGCAGGCCAGCCTGACGCGCTGGCTCGGACAGCTCACCCCCGGCGCGGACGGCAGCAAGGCCGCTGGCACCCGGCTCGACCGCACGGTCTTTCCCGTGCTCACCGATCCCGACGCCGACCTGCCCGAACCCCTCAGCGCCTTCGGTATGGACCTGATTCCGGCCAACACCAAGCTCAGTGTGGGCGATTCGGTGCTCTACGACGACCAGAACCGTATGGGTCAACTGCGCGCGGCCATCCGCCGGGTAGAGGGCTACGATTTCGTTCTTATCGACGCGCCGCCCGGCCGTACCGCGATGGCCCTGGCCGGCGTGGCGGCCAGCGACCACCTCCTGATTCCGGTGAACGTCGCCAAGGCGCTGGACAACATCGACAACGTGGCCGAGGTGCTGACCACCGCGCGTCGCTTCTCCCCCACGCTCTCGGTGCTGGCCCTCGTTCCGCACTCGTTCATGCGCAACACCCGTCACCACAAGGACGTACTGCGCGGGATGCAGGAAGACCTCGCTGCCCTAGCCCCCACGACCACGCCCATCAGCCACAAGGACACGCTGTACGACGACGCGACGCTCTACCAGCAGCCCATCGCCGTCTATGCCCCCAGGAACTCCGCTCCCGAGGAGTACCGTAGGCTGGCCGGGGAAGTTCTGGGCCTCCTGGGGATGCAGCCTGCCGCCGGAGTGACGCCGTGA
- a CDS encoding GNAT family N-acetyltransferase yields the protein MSAQVLYRSAEPRDERLLGEIAHATGYFGDPATCFFPDLQLFADLWVRPYLHGGGGASFVVELGGEVQGYILGAPDPDAYRRAVVQTVQQRVLPRLLAGQYRRPWPGLLYLLRAAVFGGPHADPETFPAHLHLNLLPIARGRGLSGPLLELHLARLAELGARGVQLSTTLENAAALRTYQRCGFVISGARRTPLWTPWLGRPAVHVVMTRPVT from the coding sequence ATGTCTGCCCAGGTCCTGTACCGCTCCGCCGAACCCCGCGACGAACGCCTACTTGGAGAGATCGCCCACGCCACCGGCTACTTCGGGGACCCGGCGACCTGCTTCTTTCCGGACCTGCAACTGTTCGCCGATCTGTGGGTCCGTCCCTACCTGCACGGTGGGGGAGGGGCCTCCTTCGTGGTCGAGCTCGGGGGCGAGGTGCAGGGGTACATTCTGGGCGCGCCTGATCCGGACGCCTACCGCCGCGCAGTGGTGCAGACCGTCCAGCAGCGCGTTCTGCCGCGCCTCTTGGCCGGGCAGTACCGGCGGCCGTGGCCCGGGCTGCTGTATCTGCTGCGCGCTGCCGTGTTCGGTGGACCACATGCCGATCCGGAGACGTTCCCAGCGCATCTGCACCTCAATCTGTTGCCCATCGCGCGGGGCCGGGGCCTGAGCGGGCCTCTCCTGGAACTGCACCTGGCCCGGCTGGCCGAACTGGGGGCGCGGGGGGTTCAGCTCTCAACCACGCTGGAGAATGCGGCGGCCCTGAGGACCTACCAGCGATGCGGATTTGTCATCTCTGGGGCACGCCGTACCCCACTCTGGACGCCGTGGCTGGGGCGTCCAGCGGTTCACGTCGTCATGACCCGTCCGGTGACCTGA
- a CDS encoding xanthine dehydrogenase small subunit, producing MESVSITVNGQRREAPGARPHTTLLNWLRDQGLTGCKEGCAEGECGACAVLVARSDGEEGTRWESVNACLVLLPALSGGEVVTAEGLGTPQNLHPVQRELAVRGGSQCGYCTPGFVTSMAAEYYRPRRLDGEHHAPNGFDIHALSGNLCRCTGYRPIQDAAHALGTPPEEDALAARRSRPAPALPPLHLSGPGGDFQRPGTLEQALEVLARQPDAKVLAGGTDWGVEVNLRHARAGLTVAVDALPELRELTWSPDGVEIGAGLNLSEIERRLGGRVPLLAEWFPQFASRLIRNSATLGGNLGTASPIGDSPPVLLALNASLRLVSVNGEREVPLAEYFTGYRQTVRRPGELIRSVKIPLPLAPVTAFHKIAKRRFDDISSVAVAFALELDGDTVREARIGLGGVAATPLRARATEAALTGQPWTEATVRAAARTLRGEGTPLDDHRASAAYRAAMLEQALLKFYFARQEQQEVGA from the coding sequence ATGGAGAGCGTGAGCATCACAGTGAATGGACAGCGGCGGGAAGCGCCGGGCGCGCGGCCCCACACGACGCTGCTGAACTGGCTGCGGGACCAGGGCCTGACCGGCTGCAAGGAAGGCTGCGCCGAGGGCGAATGCGGGGCCTGCGCGGTGCTCGTTGCCCGCTCCGACGGCGAGGAGGGCACCCGCTGGGAAAGCGTGAACGCCTGTCTGGTGCTGCTGCCCGCCCTGAGTGGGGGAGAGGTCGTGACCGCCGAGGGTCTGGGCACGCCGCAGAACCTGCACCCTGTGCAGCGCGAGCTGGCAGTGCGGGGCGGCAGCCAGTGCGGGTACTGCACGCCGGGCTTCGTGACGAGCATGGCGGCCGAGTACTACCGCCCTAGGCGCCTGGACGGCGAACACCACGCCCCCAACGGCTTCGACATCCACGCCCTGAGCGGGAACCTGTGCCGCTGCACCGGCTATCGCCCGATTCAGGACGCCGCACACGCCCTGGGCACGCCACCGGAGGAGGACGCGCTGGCCGCACGGCGCTCTCGGCCCGCCCCGGCACTGCCCCCTCTGCACCTGTCGGGCCCTGGCGGCGACTTCCAGCGGCCCGGCACGCTCGAGCAGGCGCTAGAGGTGCTGGCCCGGCAGCCCGACGCCAAGGTGCTGGCGGGCGGCACCGACTGGGGTGTCGAGGTCAATCTGCGCCACGCCCGCGCGGGGCTGACGGTGGCGGTAGACGCCCTGCCCGAACTGCGTGAACTGACCTGGTCGCCGGACGGGGTGGAGATCGGTGCGGGCCTGAACCTCAGCGAGATCGAGCGCCGGCTCGGGGGGCGCGTGCCGCTGCTAGCCGAGTGGTTCCCGCAGTTCGCCAGCCGTCTCATCCGCAACAGCGCGACCCTGGGGGGCAACCTGGGGACCGCGTCGCCTATCGGGGACAGCCCGCCCGTGCTGTTGGCGCTGAACGCCTCGTTGCGGCTGGTATCGGTTAATGGCGAGCGCGAGGTGCCGCTGGCCGAGTATTTCACCGGCTACCGGCAGACCGTGCGCCGTCCCGGCGAACTCATCCGCAGCGTGAAGATTCCGCTGCCGCTCGCGCCGGTCACGGCCTTCCACAAGATCGCCAAGCGGCGCTTCGACGACATCTCCAGCGTGGCGGTGGCCTTTGCGCTGGAGCTGGATGGGGACACGGTGCGTGAGGCGCGCATCGGCCTGGGCGGCGTCGCGGCCACGCCGCTGCGGGCACGCGCCACCGAGGCGGCCCTGACCGGCCAGCCCTGGACCGAGGCCACCGTGCGCGCCGCCGCCCGCACCCTGCGCGGCGAGGGCACCCCGCTCGACGACCACCGCGCCTCGGCGGCCTACCGCGCGGCGATGCTGGAACAGGCCCTGCTGAAGTTCTATTTCGCGCGGCAGGAGCAGCAGGAGGTGGGCGCATGA
- a CDS encoding ParB/RepB/Spo0J family partition protein: MSRGPRPSAVKFDAGLTVAGLSAPTVFNVSPDQIQVRPDFNPRGQHTPVADAFSEPALRALGESMRRDGVLTPLIVSQAAGDTYWLIAGERRLRAARLIGLATLPVMLKTEQDAARLALVENLQRQNLNPVDETFGVFRLLSLETGLDLNELPAALRAALREPGRDPHDLAARLESYGATSLEAWARHRPAFLKMTPDELAAVREGRLPWRTAAELTRLPEGEGRTALLAQALAEELSTAQVSRQIRELQGSDAFAARTRQLISELKPARLAALPLHQRERAEQLLTELAKLLRP; the protein is encoded by the coding sequence GTGAGCCGTGGGCCGCGGCCCAGCGCCGTGAAATTCGACGCCGGCCTCACGGTCGCCGGCTTGAGCGCGCCGACCGTCTTCAACGTCTCGCCGGACCAGATTCAGGTGCGGCCCGACTTCAATCCGCGTGGTCAACACACCCCGGTGGCCGATGCCTTCAGCGAGCCGGCGCTGCGGGCCCTGGGGGAGAGCATGCGCCGCGACGGCGTCCTGACCCCGCTGATCGTGTCACAGGCCGCTGGGGATACCTACTGGCTGATCGCCGGCGAACGGCGGCTGCGCGCGGCCCGGCTGATCGGCCTAGCCACCCTGCCTGTCATGCTCAAGACCGAGCAGGACGCCGCGCGGCTGGCCCTGGTCGAAAACCTGCAGCGCCAGAATCTCAACCCTGTGGACGAGACCTTCGGCGTCTTCCGGCTGCTCTCGCTGGAGACGGGCCTGGACCTGAACGAGCTTCCGGCCGCCCTGCGCGCCGCCCTGCGTGAGCCGGGCCGCGATCCCCATGACCTCGCCGCGCGGCTGGAAAGTTACGGCGCGACCTCACTGGAAGCCTGGGCCAGACATCGCCCGGCTTTTCTGAAGATGACCCCGGACGAGCTGGCGGCCGTTCGTGAAGGCCGACTTCCCTGGCGGACCGCTGCCGAGCTGACCCGGTTGCCTGAAGGTGAGGGCCGTACCGCTCTGCTGGCCCAAGCGCTAGCCGAGGAACTCTCGACTGCGCAGGTGAGCCGACAGATCCGGGAACTTCAGGGCAGTGACGCCTTTGCAGCCCGCACCCGTCAACTCATCTCCGAACTCAAGCCGGCGCGACTTGCAGCTCTCCCCCTGCACCAGCGAGAGCGAGCCGAACAACTCCTCACCGAACTCGCCAAACTTCTACGTCCCTGA
- a CDS encoding replication initiator protein A: MGKNTRKEPQQLQGHDERNIARLALALAQNRIPSTLQSWEKQLTVDALGAIHVKCVSRADAVVPHGLDNDIIIGLVNAFVEQGLPNAGVIQLSAYRLLTLAGLTVGGRQYSEVLEGLRRLQGSTFAITESWFDGRQHQWVSEEFSIISSFARVDATEVAEEIGLLRADTILEIQLARAITRSVRSGHLRPLDLEFYSKLSQPMVRTLYRSLEERRAPMGKVPTDTYTVSTRNWGEHLGMHGWRLDKIRRALEPAHQELLDTAYLVEVIYIGRGEGQQITYRFGQVAAPPNTELVALLTRNGLSAPNAVKTVQTYAAQVESTVAAFGRVVGQARTPVKNRQGLLVDMFRNPERYAEYFRPDEVPEQGSSREFPKKTRSRSRTVDAPPVERLADETWEAEQALAWREMLPDARERRMLSLLQMMMGEHLGTEEIAVIATLVGNGTLDGLEFSRRLTRAAADRSQSILAAEFRVLIGV; the protein is encoded by the coding sequence GTGGGCAAGAACACGCGGAAAGAACCCCAGCAGCTTCAGGGCCACGACGAGCGCAACATTGCCCGGCTGGCGCTGGCACTGGCACAAAACCGCATCCCCAGTACCCTGCAGTCCTGGGAAAAACAGCTTACTGTGGACGCGCTGGGGGCCATTCACGTCAAGTGCGTCTCGCGCGCCGACGCGGTGGTGCCGCACGGCCTGGACAACGACATCATCATCGGGCTGGTGAACGCCTTCGTCGAGCAGGGGCTGCCCAACGCGGGCGTCATCCAGCTCTCGGCCTACCGCCTGCTCACGCTCGCGGGCCTGACGGTGGGGGGCCGGCAGTACAGCGAGGTCCTCGAAGGCCTGCGCCGTCTCCAGGGCAGCACCTTCGCCATCACCGAGTCGTGGTTCGACGGCCGCCAGCACCAGTGGGTCAGCGAAGAATTTAGCATCATCAGCTCGTTCGCGCGGGTGGACGCCACCGAGGTCGCCGAGGAGATCGGGCTGCTGCGCGCCGACACCATCCTGGAGATCCAGCTCGCGCGAGCAATCACCCGCAGTGTGCGCAGCGGCCACCTGCGCCCCCTGGACCTAGAGTTCTATTCCAAGCTCTCGCAACCGATGGTCCGGACCCTGTACCGCAGCCTGGAGGAGCGCCGCGCACCGATGGGCAAGGTACCGACCGACACCTATACGGTCTCGACCCGCAACTGGGGCGAGCATCTGGGCATGCACGGCTGGCGACTGGACAAGATCCGCCGGGCCCTGGAACCGGCCCACCAGGAACTGCTCGACACCGCGTACCTCGTCGAAGTGATCTATATCGGGCGCGGCGAGGGCCAGCAGATCACCTACCGGTTCGGGCAGGTCGCCGCGCCGCCCAATACCGAACTGGTTGCGCTGCTCACCCGCAATGGTCTGAGCGCGCCCAATGCCGTCAAGACCGTGCAGACCTACGCCGCGCAGGTCGAGTCCACCGTCGCGGCTTTCGGTCGCGTGGTGGGACAGGCGCGTACCCCCGTCAAAAACCGTCAGGGGCTGCTGGTAGACATGTTCCGCAACCCCGAGCGATACGCCGAATATTTCAGGCCTGACGAAGTCCCGGAACAGGGATCATCCAGAGAATTCCCCAAAAAGACACGCTCCAGATCCAGGACTGTTGACGCGCCGCCCGTAGAGAGACTGGCCGACGAGACCTGGGAAGCCGAACAGGCCCTAGCGTGGCGCGAGATGCTCCCAGATGCCCGCGAACGCCGCATGTTGAGCCTTCTCCAGATGATGATGGGCGAACATCTGGGCACCGAGGAGATAGCCGTCATCGCGACCCTGGTGGGCAACGGCACCCTGGACGGCCTGGAGTTTTCGCGCCGACTGACCCGCGCCGCGGCCGACCGGTCACAATCGATCCTCGCCGCTGAATTCCGCGTGCTGATCGGGGTTTAA